A genomic region of Phragmites australis chromosome 2, lpPhrAust1.1, whole genome shotgun sequence contains the following coding sequences:
- the LOC133908578 gene encoding probable magnesium transporter NIPA9 — translation MWESVALTLAGTAGNNIGKVIQKKGTLILPPLSLKLKVIRAYAFNQFWISGFLMDMCGAALMLTALSQAPVSVVQPIAGCGLAILCVFSHFYLKEVMNGLDWLAITLAGLGTIGVGVGGEEQKVDKIPLINIPWLVLAIVILFFLLNTWLHMYKKQRCEQELTGPEVIEEVIYGLESGILFGISSVISKMGFVMSEMGFPKIVVPAAISCSACCSAVGFVYQTRGLKHGRAIVVSTCTSVASIVSGVVAGMVALDEHLPQAPTARLFLLLGWFFIITGVILLVSSSRLIARIPRPMQKFLKSNMERTHSIRRPGSARGNDPIPSTTIHASSLHLLTSPAKEKA, via the exons ATGTGGGAGTCGGTGGCGCTGACGCTGGCCGGCACCGCCGGCAACAACATTGGCAAGGTCATCCAGAAGAAGGGCACCCTcatcctccctcccctctccctcaaGCTCAAG GTGATACGGGCGTACGCGTTTAACCAGTTCTGGATCAGCGGGTTCCTAATGGACATGTGCGGCGCCGCGCTCATGCTTACCGCGCTCTCCCAGGCGCCG GTCTCCGTAGTGCAGCCGATTGCCGGGTGCGGACTCGCGATACTCTGCGTGTTCTCCCACTTTTACCTCAAGGAGGTCATGAACGGCCTCGACTGGCTCGCCATCACGCTAGCCGGTCTTGGCACGATAG GAGTTGGCGTTGGAGGTGAGGAGCAGAAAGTGGATAAGATCCCTCTGATCAATATACCCTGGCTAGTGCTTGCAATTGTCATCTTGTTT TTTCTGCTCAACACTTGGCTTCATATGTACAAAAAGCAAAGGTGTGAACAAGAGTTG ACTGGACCTGAAGTGATCGAAGAGGTTATATACGGCTTAGAATCAGGCATTTTGTTTGG GATTTCATCAGTGATCTCTAAGATGGGATTTGTGATGTCCGAAATGGGCTTTCCGAAGATTGTTGTGCCGGCTGCTATTTCTTGTAGTGCTTGCTGCAGTGCTGTGGGATTTGTTTATCAG ACTCGAGGTCTCAAGCATGGGAGGGCAATTGTTGTGTCTACATGTACATCGGTGGCATCTATAGTGTCTGGTGTTGTAGCTGGTATGGTTGCACTTGATGAACATCTGCCTCAAGCTCCCACAGCCCGACTTTTTCTCTTACTTGGATG GTTCTTTATTATCACAGGAGTGATACTACTTGTTAGTTCATCCCGATTGATTGCACGTATACCTAGGCCTATGCAGAAGTTTTTGAAGAGTAACATGGAGCGTACCCACAGCATCAGGAGGCCTGGTTCAGCACGAGGGAATGACCCCATCCCAAGCACAACCATCCATGCATCGTCATTACATCTGCTTACTTCTCCAGCAAAAGAGAAGGCCTAG
- the LOC133908579 gene encoding casein kinase 1-like protein 2 codes for MEPRVGNKFRLGRKIGSGSFGEIYLGTNIQTNEEVAIKLENVKTKHPQLLYESKIYRILQGGTGILNIRWFGVEGDYNVLVMDLLGPSLEDLFNFCSRKLSLKTVLMLADQMINRVEFVHSKSFLHRDIKPDNFLMGLGRRANQVYIMDFGLAKKYRDTSTHQHISYRENKNLTGTARYASVNTHLGIEQSRRDDLESLGYVLMYFLRGSLPWQGLKAGTKKQKYEKISEKKVATSIEALCRGYPTEFASYFHYCRSLRFDDKPDYSYLKRLFRDLFIREGFQFDYVFDWTILKYQQSQIATAPPRAAGHGAGPSGLAPALQNDRQSGPEEARTGGWSSMDRRCTPPPITSVGTLSKQKAPVGNDVPVSKDPVISGSIFLGRSSGSSRRPAVSSSRDVVATDSSEPSRARITDASPGAFRRASGPQRSSPVHSAEPMRSSSGRHSSHIKNYDSALKGIEGLKFDGDERVKH; via the exons ATGGAGCCGCGGGTCGGGAACAAGTTCCGGCTCGGGCGCAAGATCGGGAGCGGCTCCTTCGGGGAGATATACCTCG GTACTAATATCCAGACGAACGAGGAGGTCGCGATTAAGCTG GAAAATGTGAAGACAAAGCATCCTCAGTTACTCTATGAATCAAAGATTTATAGGATTCTGCAAGGAGGAA CTGGAATCCTAAACATCAGATGGTTTGGTGTTGAAGGAGACTACAATGTCTTGGTTATGGATTTGCTTGGGCCAAGCCTGGAGGACCTATTTAATTTCTGTAGCAGAAAATTATCGCTAAAGACTGTACTTATGCTTGCCGATCAGATG ATAAATCGAGTGGAATTTGTCCATTCCAAGTCTTTTCTACATCGAGACATCAAGCCAGATAATTTCCTCATGGGTCTTGGTAGGCGAGCTAATCAG GTATACATTATGGACTTTGGCCTTGCTAAAAAATACAGGGATACCTCAACTCATCAGCACATCTCATATAG GGAGAACAAGAACTTGACAGGAACAGCAAGATATGCTAGTGTGAACACCCATCTTGGCATTG AACAAAGCCGAAGAGATGACTTAGAATCTCTTGGATATGTACTTATGTACTTCCTGAGGGGCAG CCTTCCTTGGCAAGGTCTTAAAGCAGGGACAAAGAAGCAAAAGTATGAGAAAATCAGTGAGAAGAAAGTTGCAACATCAATTGAG GCTCTATGTCGTGGGTATCCTACTgagtttgcatcatatttccaTTATTGCCGCTCATTGCGGTTCGATGACAAGCCTGACTATTCCTACCTTAAGCGACTGTTCCGTGACCTTTTTATTCGAGAAG GTTTTCAGTTTGACTATGTGTTTGACTGGACAATACTGAAGTATCAGCAATCTCAAATTGCCACTGCTCCACCCCGTGCTGCG GGCCATGGTGCGGGACCTTCTGGGTTGGCACCTGCATTACAGAATGACAGGCAATCTG GTCCTGAGGAAGCAAGGACTGGTGGTTGGTCATCGATGGATCGACGTTGTACCCCACCCCCTATTACAAGTGTGGGGACATTGTCTAAGCAAAAAGCGCCTGTAGGGAATGATGTTCCTGTTTCTAAAGATCCTGTG ATATCCGGCTCAATTTTTTTGGGAAGGTCAAGTGGATCTTCAAGGAGACCTGCTGTTTCAAGTAGCCGCGATGTGGTGGCTACTGATAGTTCTGAGCCTTCACGAGCACGTATAACTGATGCAAGCCCTGGGGCATTCCGCAGAGCCTCAGGTCCTCAGAGAAGCTCACCTGTTCATTCTGCAGAACCAATGCGTTCGTCTTCAGGTCGGCATTCATCTCATATCAAGAACTATGATTCTGCTCTCAAAGGCATTGAAGGTCTTAAGTTTGATGGCGACGAGAGGGTTAAGCACTAG
- the LOC133908581 gene encoding probable cytokinin riboside 5'-monophosphate phosphoribohydrolase LOGL1 codes for MGDTATAAPVAPRRFGRICVFCGSNPGNRTIFGDAALDLGKQLVARGIDLIYGGGSVGLMGLIAQTVLDGGCRVLGVIPKALMPLEISGASVGEVKVVSDMHERKAEMARQSDAFIALPGGYGTMEELLEMITWSQLGIHDKPVGLLNVDGYYDPLLALFDKGAMEGFIKQDCIDIIASAPTAHELLQKMEHYTRSHQEVAPRTSWEMSELGYGKAPEES; via the exons ATGGGCGACACCGCGACCGCAGCGCCGGTGGCGCCGAGAAGGTTCGGCAGGATCTGCGTCTTCTGCGGCAGCAACCCCGGCAACCGCACGATCTTCGGGGACGCCGCGCTCGACCTCGGGAAACAGCTG gTAGCGAGGGGGATCGATTTGATCTATGGCGGCGGCAGCGTCGGTTTGATGGGCCTGATCGCGCAGACGGTTCTTGATGGCGGCTGCCGTGTCCTCGG GGTGATTCCAAAAGCACTCATGCCCCTTGAG ATATCTGGTGCAAGCGTTGGAGAAGTAAAGGTTGTCTCTGACATGCATGAGAGGAAAGCTGAGATGGCGCGACAATCTGATGCCTTCATTGCTCTTCCTG GAGGGTATGGTACAATGGAAGAGTTGTTAGAGATGATAACATGGTCACAACTTGGAATTCATGACAAACCA GTTGGATTGCTAAACGTTGACGGTTACTATGACCCGTTGCTTGCGCTATTTGATAAGGGCGCCATGGAAGGTTTTATTAAGCAAGATTGCATAGATATAATTGCTTCAGCACCGACTGCACATGAATTGCTGCAAAAGATGGAG CACTACACTCGGTCACACCAGGAGGTAGCCCCACGGACAAGCTGGGAGATGTCGGAGCTGGGTTATGGAAAAGCACCAGAGGAGTCATAG